In one window of Drosophila mauritiana strain mau12 chromosome X, ASM438214v1, whole genome shotgun sequence DNA:
- the LOC117148057 gene encoding uncharacterized protein LOC117148057, whose protein sequence is MAKDQEGNTYQPSAPDSTEDQKREQRARLIKALSRFKPRDASPLQFYNCVRELCIMHNCSIDEGLERAALTWPGLSMRQRELYDSQRHAELPIPVPRHLIYRAFQKESKGLWSLGRSSAGGNKQSTRYTLESYKPPPKLSRLKTQLNERRPKYDNLLDLPPKEAAMRVPPEPNRKFSRVSPASGRRIRSFTPPAVTRVQSIRQILSMASVDMKKSTRVRNSGKSNRTKKPEAAEAGKSQPDKLATGVPKLTKKKTIKRKGIASKAKRLAKEEDLLSSNSWEEAIGCVRRRLMMHKPLKSKS, encoded by the exons ATGGCCAAGGATCAAGAGGGAAACACATATCAGCCATCCGCCCCGGACTCCACGGAGGACCAGAAGCGGGAGCAGCGTGCCCGCCTTATCAAGGCATTGAGCCGCTTCAAGCCCCGCGATGCCAGTCCGCTTCAGTTCTACAACTGCGTCCGCGAACTGTGCATCATGCACAATTGCAGCATCGACGAGGGTCTGGAACGAGCGGCGTTAACTTGGCCAGGACTTAGCATGCGCCAGCGGGAGCTATACGATTCG CAACGCCACGCAGAACTGCCGATCCCTGTTCCACGTCACCTAATCTACCGAGCATTCCAGAAGGAGAGCAAGGGTCTCTGGTCCCTGGGCCGCTCCTCGGCGGGTGGCAACAAGCAGAGCACCCGCTACACCCTGGAGTCCTACAAGCCGCCACCCAAGCTGTCCCGCCTGAAGACGCAGCTGAATGAGCGGCGTCCCAAGTACGACAATCTACTGGATCTGCCGCCCAAGGAGGCAGCTATGCGCGTGCCGCCGGAGCCGAATCGGAAATTTTCCAGGGTATCGCCAGCATCCGGTCGTCGGATACGGAGTTTTACGCCTCCGGCTGTTACGCGTGTCCAATCCATCCGGCAGATTCTGTCGATGGCCAGTGTGGACATGAAGAAGAGCACACGGGTGCGGAATTCTGGAAAAAGCAATCGAACCAAGAAACCCGAAGCGGCAGAAGCCGGCAAATCACAGCCGGATAAACTGGCAACCGGAGTTCCCAAGCTGACGAAGAAGAAGACGATCAAACGCAAGGGCATCGCCTCCAAGGCAAAGCGATTGGCCAAGGAGGAGGATCTGCTGTCCTCGAATAGCTGGGAAGAGGCCATCGGATGTGTTCGTCGGCGTCTCATGATGCACAAGCCCTTAAAGTCCAAATCCTaa